DNA sequence from the Nitrospinota bacterium genome:
TCTAAGGCTCCTTCGGCCCTGGCCATCCGGGCAAGCTCCTCGTCTCGGACAGCAGCGACCATAATAACACTCGCTGCCGGGTCAATGACCTTGAGCTCACGCAAGACCTGCAGGCCATCCTTGCCAGGCATCCTCACATCAAGCAGTATTACATCAGGCCTTGCTTGATCGTAGACTACCAAGGCCTGGTCACCATCGTAGGCCTCGACCACGCTGTAGCCCCTTCCCTCGAGAAACCTCCGAACCATCTCACAGAACAAAGGCTCATCATCAACCACCAGGACCTTCTT
Encoded proteins:
- a CDS encoding response regulator; protein product: MDKKVLVVDDEPLFCEMVRRFLEGRGYSVVEAYDGDQALVVYDQARPDVILLDVRMPGKDGLQVLRELKVIDPAASVIMVAAVRDEELARMARAEGALEYITKPVDLDYLDSVIATTMELIDADA